From a region of the Haematobia irritans isolate KBUSLIRL chromosome 4, ASM5000362v1, whole genome shotgun sequence genome:
- the Cp16 gene encoding chorion protein 16: protein MQFSFVTLAVIAVIGIVSADYAAPYGHHGYDNHGYDKHSYGHHGYGHNAVYAPENAEAAAAAVTDIAAAKASAAKIDEVNFHAVHNYGHQIGVPLLVRPYGPLTPLYSALAPKRSFVGTIDSGFYKDSYGKVKFRDETAVGAIAI, encoded by the exons ATGCAATTCTCTTTCGTTACTTTGGCCGTTATCGCCGTTATCGGCATTGTCAGCGCTGACTACGCTGCTCCTTATGGTCACCATGGTTATGACAACCACGGTTACGACAAACATAGCTATGGCCACCATGGTTATGGACACAATGCCGTCTACGCCCCCGAAAATGCCGAAGCTGCCGCTGCCGCCGTTACCGACATTGCTGCCGCCAAGGCTTCCgctgccaaaatcgatgaagttAACTTCCATGCCGTCCACAACTACGGTCATCAAATTGGTGTTCCTCTATTGGTCCGTCCTTATGGCCCATTGACCCCATTGTACTCTGCTTTGGCCCCCAAACGTTCTTTCGTTGGAACAATCGACTCAG GCTTCTACAAAGACTCCTACGGCAAGGTTAAATTCCGTGATGAAACCGCCGTCGGTGCCATCGCCATCTAA